One window of the Rhodococcus sovatensis genome contains the following:
- the carB gene encoding carbamoyl-phosphate synthase large subunit, translating to MPRRTDLGHVLVIGSGPIVIGQACEFDYSGTQACRVLREEGLRVSLVNSNPATIMTDPEFADATYVEPITADFIEKIFAREALQGNPVDAVLATLGGQTALNAAVALHEQGILEKYDVELIGADFDAIQRGEDRQKFKDIVAKVGGESAKSAVCYTMDEVRATVAELGFPVVVRPSFTMGGLGSGLAYNDADLTRIAGGGLSASPTANVLIEESILGWKEYELELMRDGRDNVVIVCSIENVDPVGVHTGDSVTVAPAMTLTDREYQKMRDLSIDILREVGVDTGGCNIQFAMDPADGRLVVIEMNPRVSRSSALASKATGYPIAKMAAKLAIGYTLDEIVNDITKETPACFEPTLDYVVVKAPRFAFEKFPGADGTLTTTMKSVGEAMSIGRNFTEAFGKVMRSLETKRAGYWTGPEVEAESLDALLEDLSVPQDGRMYGIEKAFALGATLEQLFDATKIDPWFLDQFQQIHELGNELRAATDFDEALLRQAKYHGLSDRQIAALRPELGGEDGVRALRDQLGVHPVYKTVDTCAAEFEAKTPYHYGTYELDPTAESEVAEQRERDKVLILGSGPNRIGQGIEFDYSCVHAAQTLSEAGYETVMINCNPETVSTDYDTADRLYFEPLTFEDVLEVYRAESASGTVAGVIVQLGGQTPLGLAKRLKAAGVPIVGTSPEAIDLAEDRGEFGRVLTEAGLPAPKFGTATTFDGAREIAGGIGYPVLVRPSYVLGGRGMEIVYDEASLADYISRATEISDDRPVLVDRFLEDAVEIDVDALCDGTEVYLGGVMEHIEEAGIHSGDSACALPPITLGRSDIENVRRSTELLAKGIGVKGLLNVQYALKDDILYVLEANPRASRTVPFVSKATAVQLAKACARVMLGESIADLRASGMLPAEGDGGTTPLGAPIAVKEAVLPFNRFRRADGTGVDTLLSPEMKSTGEVMGIDADFGTAFAKSQTAAYGSLPASGAVFVSVANKDKRSLIFPVKRLADLGFTILATEGTAEVLRRNGITCEQVYKQSGEEVPEGAVTIVDRILAGDIAMVINTPYGNSGPRVDGYEIRSAAVAQNIPCITTVQGASAAVQGIEAGIAGDIGVRSLQDLHAVLTAGVGQA from the coding sequence ATGCCACGCCGTACAGATCTGGGACACGTCCTGGTCATCGGCTCAGGACCGATCGTCATCGGACAGGCCTGTGAGTTCGACTACTCCGGAACCCAGGCTTGCCGGGTGTTGCGTGAGGAGGGCTTGCGGGTGAGCCTCGTGAACTCGAATCCGGCGACCATCATGACGGATCCGGAGTTCGCCGACGCCACGTACGTCGAGCCGATCACCGCCGACTTCATCGAGAAGATCTTCGCCCGCGAGGCGCTGCAAGGTAATCCCGTCGATGCTGTTCTGGCCACGCTCGGTGGTCAGACTGCGCTCAATGCTGCTGTCGCACTGCATGAGCAGGGGATTCTGGAGAAGTACGACGTCGAGCTGATCGGCGCCGACTTCGACGCCATTCAGCGCGGTGAGGATCGGCAGAAGTTCAAGGACATCGTCGCGAAGGTCGGTGGAGAGTCGGCCAAATCGGCTGTCTGCTACACGATGGACGAGGTTCGCGCGACGGTTGCCGAACTCGGGTTCCCCGTCGTGGTTCGGCCGTCGTTCACGATGGGCGGGCTCGGCTCGGGGCTGGCCTACAACGACGCCGACCTGACCCGCATCGCCGGTGGCGGCTTATCGGCATCGCCGACGGCAAACGTCCTGATCGAGGAGTCGATCCTCGGTTGGAAGGAATACGAGCTCGAGCTCATGCGTGACGGCCGCGACAACGTGGTCATCGTCTGTTCCATCGAAAACGTGGACCCTGTCGGTGTGCATACCGGTGACTCGGTGACCGTCGCGCCGGCGATGACGCTCACCGACCGCGAATATCAGAAGATGCGTGACCTCTCGATCGACATCCTCCGTGAGGTCGGTGTCGACACCGGTGGCTGCAACATCCAGTTCGCGATGGATCCGGCCGACGGTCGACTCGTCGTCATCGAGATGAACCCGCGGGTGTCGCGGTCCTCGGCGTTGGCGTCCAAGGCGACCGGTTACCCGATCGCGAAGATGGCCGCCAAGCTCGCCATCGGATACACCTTGGACGAGATCGTCAACGACATCACCAAGGAAACCCCGGCCTGCTTCGAGCCGACTCTGGACTACGTAGTCGTCAAAGCACCGCGCTTCGCGTTCGAGAAGTTCCCCGGCGCCGACGGCACCCTGACCACGACGATGAAGTCCGTCGGTGAGGCGATGTCCATCGGCCGCAACTTCACCGAGGCGTTCGGCAAGGTGATGCGTTCGCTGGAGACCAAGCGCGCGGGTTACTGGACCGGCCCCGAGGTGGAGGCAGAAAGTCTCGACGCGTTGCTCGAGGATCTCAGCGTCCCGCAGGACGGTCGCATGTATGGGATCGAGAAGGCATTCGCACTCGGGGCGACTTTGGAGCAGCTGTTCGACGCCACCAAGATCGACCCGTGGTTTCTCGACCAGTTTCAGCAGATCCATGAACTCGGCAACGAACTCCGCGCGGCGACCGACTTCGACGAAGCTCTGTTGCGTCAAGCGAAGTATCACGGCTTGTCGGATCGCCAGATCGCTGCGCTGCGACCGGAACTGGGCGGCGAGGACGGCGTGCGCGCACTGCGTGATCAGCTCGGAGTGCATCCGGTCTACAAGACGGTCGACACCTGCGCTGCCGAGTTCGAGGCGAAGACCCCGTACCACTACGGCACGTACGAGCTGGACCCCACAGCCGAGTCCGAGGTCGCCGAGCAGCGTGAGCGGGACAAGGTCCTCATCCTCGGTTCCGGCCCGAACCGAATCGGTCAGGGCATCGAGTTCGACTACTCCTGCGTCCATGCGGCACAGACGTTGTCGGAGGCCGGCTACGAGACCGTCATGATCAACTGCAACCCCGAGACCGTCTCGACCGATTACGACACCGCGGACCGCCTCTACTTCGAACCGTTGACGTTCGAGGACGTGCTCGAGGTGTACCGGGCGGAATCGGCGTCCGGCACGGTGGCCGGCGTCATCGTCCAGCTCGGTGGCCAGACCCCGCTCGGCCTCGCCAAGCGATTGAAGGCCGCGGGTGTGCCGATCGTCGGTACCAGTCCGGAGGCGATCGATCTCGCGGAAGATCGCGGGGAGTTCGGGCGGGTTCTCACCGAAGCCGGATTGCCGGCACCGAAGTTCGGTACGGCGACGACGTTCGACGGCGCTCGCGAGATCGCAGGCGGCATCGGCTACCCCGTGCTGGTCCGTCCGTCCTACGTTCTCGGCGGACGCGGAATGGAGATCGTGTACGACGAGGCATCGCTCGCGGACTACATCTCGCGCGCAACCGAGATCTCGGACGACCGTCCGGTGCTCGTCGACAGGTTCCTCGAAGACGCCGTCGAAATCGATGTCGATGCTCTGTGCGACGGTACCGAGGTCTACCTGGGTGGCGTCATGGAGCACATCGAAGAGGCCGGGATTCACTCCGGTGACTCGGCATGCGCGCTTCCGCCGATCACGTTGGGCCGCTCCGACATCGAGAACGTCCGTCGCTCGACGGAGCTGCTGGCAAAGGGTATCGGCGTCAAGGGTCTGCTCAACGTTCAATACGCGCTCAAGGACGACATCCTGTACGTGCTCGAGGCGAACCCGAGGGCGAGCCGCACGGTCCCGTTCGTGTCCAAGGCAACGGCAGTGCAGTTGGCGAAAGCCTGCGCCCGCGTCATGTTGGGCGAGTCGATCGCCGACCTACGCGCGAGCGGAATGCTCCCCGCCGAGGGAGACGGCGGCACGACGCCGCTCGGCGCTCCGATCGCCGTCAAGGAAGCTGTGTTGCCGTTCAACAGGTTCCGACGTGCGGACGGTACCGGAGTGGACACGTTGCTGAGTCCGGAAATGAAGTCGACGGGCGAGGTCATGGGTATCGACGCCGACTTCGGTACTGCATTCGCAAAGAGTCAGACGGCGGCCTACGGCTCGCTGCCCGCGTCGGGTGCCGTGTTCGTGTCCGTCGCGAACAAGGACAAGCGTTCGCTGATCTTCCCGGTCAAGCGGCTCGCGGACCTCGGTTTCACGATCCTGGCCACCGAGGGCACCGCCGAGGTGCTGCGGCGAAACGGAATCACGTGCGAGCAGGTTTACAAGCAGTCCGGAGAAGAGGTGCCCGAAGGTGCCGTCACCATCGTCGACCGGATCCTTGCCGGAGATATCGCGATGGTGATCAACACGCCGTACGGTAATTCCGGACCGCGCGTCGACGGGTACGAGATCCGCAGCGCAGCCGTCGCGCAGAACATTCCGTGCATCACGACCGTGCAGGGCGCATCGGCGGCAGTGCAGGGTATCGAGGCCGGCATTGCCGGAGACATCGGTGTGCGGTCGTTGCAGGATCTGCATGCGGTACTCACGGCAGGAGTGGGACAGGCATGA
- the carA gene encoding glutamine-hydrolyzing carbamoyl-phosphate synthase small subunit, which produces MSSAVLVLEDGRIFRGTTFGAQGRTLGEAVFCTGMTGYQETLTDPSYHRQIVVATAPQIGNTGWNQEDGEASSAQDPNKIWVAGYVVRDPARRTSSWRATGSLQDQLEAQNVVGIAGIDTRALVRHLRTRGSMRAGVFSGDSLGTEGEMLEQVLGQPSMLGADLAGEVTTAVGYTIEPADTARFTVVAVDLGIKTNTPRMFAERGIRVHVVPSATSVEQILDLNPDGVFLSNGPGDPATADANVALTREVLERKLPLFGICFGNQILGRALGRSTYKMKFGHRGMNIPVIEHTTGRIAITAQNHGFALEGEAGEEFDTDFGRARISHTCANDGTVEGVELLDGRAFSVQYHPEAAAGPHDAAYLFDRFTSVLEGVDK; this is translated from the coding sequence GTGAGCAGCGCAGTTCTTGTTCTGGAGGACGGCCGGATATTTCGCGGCACTACCTTCGGAGCCCAGGGCCGGACGCTCGGAGAAGCCGTGTTCTGCACCGGGATGACCGGCTACCAGGAGACTCTCACCGACCCCAGCTACCACCGTCAGATCGTCGTCGCCACGGCGCCTCAGATCGGCAACACCGGCTGGAATCAAGAGGATGGCGAAGCCTCCAGCGCGCAGGATCCCAACAAGATCTGGGTTGCAGGTTACGTCGTACGCGATCCCGCGCGGCGCACGTCGAGTTGGCGAGCAACGGGATCGCTCCAGGATCAGCTCGAAGCTCAAAACGTCGTCGGAATTGCAGGTATCGACACGCGCGCGTTGGTTCGACACCTCCGCACCCGCGGCTCCATGCGTGCCGGGGTGTTCTCCGGTGACTCCCTCGGCACCGAGGGCGAGATGCTCGAGCAGGTGCTCGGCCAGCCGTCGATGCTCGGCGCCGATCTGGCCGGCGAGGTCACGACCGCTGTCGGCTACACCATCGAGCCGGCCGATACGGCCCGTTTCACCGTTGTCGCAGTCGATCTCGGGATCAAGACGAACACCCCACGTATGTTCGCCGAGCGCGGTATCCGCGTCCATGTCGTCCCCTCCGCCACCAGCGTCGAGCAGATCCTCGACCTGAATCCCGACGGAGTCTTCCTGTCCAACGGCCCCGGGGACCCGGCGACTGCGGATGCGAATGTCGCCTTGACCCGCGAGGTACTGGAACGGAAACTGCCGCTGTTCGGTATCTGCTTCGGCAATCAGATCCTCGGTCGTGCGCTCGGACGTTCGACCTACAAGATGAAGTTCGGACACCGAGGCATGAACATCCCGGTGATCGAGCACACCACCGGACGTATTGCCATCACCGCGCAGAATCACGGATTCGCGCTCGAAGGCGAAGCCGGTGAAGAGTTCGACACCGATTTCGGACGCGCCCGAATCAGCCACACATGCGCGAACGACGGCACCGTCGAGGGCGTCGAACTTCTCGACGGCCGTGCCTTCTCCGTTCAGTACCACCCCGAGGCCGCGGCCGGTCCACACGACGCCGCGTACCTCTTCGATCGGTTCACATCAGTGCTCGAGGGAGTTGACAAGTAA
- a CDS encoding transporter, which produces MDRILIVIGFIVFWIAMIGLIFWGWRGRQKRQAESIGSFPEVPADLGETLIEVSTGLYVGSTIAPSWQDRIAVGDIGHRATAELSRYTAGILLTRTGESTIWIPQTSVRAIRTERGLAGKVMSKDGLLVIRWVLPSGTEIDTGFRADDKLVYPEWVDPDTHTNDSKETTA; this is translated from the coding sequence GTGGACAGAATTCTCATCGTCATCGGCTTCATCGTCTTCTGGATCGCCATGATCGGCCTCATCTTCTGGGGTTGGCGCGGGCGTCAGAAGCGTCAGGCCGAATCCATCGGCTCCTTCCCGGAGGTGCCCGCCGACCTCGGCGAGACGCTCATCGAGGTCTCGACCGGGCTCTACGTCGGCAGCACGATCGCGCCGAGCTGGCAGGACCGAATCGCCGTCGGTGACATCGGACACCGCGCGACCGCGGAACTGTCGCGGTACACCGCAGGCATTCTGCTCACGCGCACGGGCGAGTCCACCATCTGGATTCCGCAGACGTCGGTGCGCGCGATCCGAACCGAGCGAGGGCTGGCAGGCAAAGTCATGAGTAAGGACGGACTGCTCGTGATCCGCTGGGTTCTCCCGTCCGGAACCGAGATCGACACAGGATTTCGAGCAGATGACAAGCTCGTCTACCCCGAGTGGGTAGACCCGGACACACATACGAACGACTCGAAGGAGACAACCGCGTGA
- a CDS encoding dihydroorotase has protein sequence MSVLLKGVLVYGEEPATDVLIDDGQIASIGPDLDPGDAEVVEGHGQILLPGFVDLHTHLREPGREDTETIATGSAAAALGGYTAVFAMANTSPVADSVVITDHVWRRGQEVGLVDVHPVGAITVGLGGTQLAEMATMAAGVGKVRMFSDDGKCVDDPLIMRRALEYSSSLGVLIAQHAEEPRLTVNAIAHEGPTAARLGLAGWPRAAEESIVARDALLARDAGASVHICHASTAGTVELLKWARGQGISITAEVTPHHLLLDDSRLETYDAINKVNPPLREASDVDALRRGLADGTVDCVATDHAPHAEQDKCCEFAQAKPGMLGLETALAIVVQTMVEPGLLDWRGVARVMSERPAQIVGLSDQGRPIEVGETANLVLVDPCASWTVVGKKLASISDNTPFESMTFSAKVTTTLLRGRITARDGVTRSKVGD, from the coding sequence ATGAGCGTGCTGCTGAAGGGCGTACTCGTCTACGGCGAAGAACCCGCAACCGACGTACTGATCGACGACGGCCAGATAGCTTCGATCGGGCCCGATCTCGACCCCGGTGACGCAGAGGTCGTCGAAGGCCATGGTCAGATTCTGCTCCCCGGTTTCGTCGACCTGCACACGCACTTGCGTGAACCCGGCCGCGAGGACACCGAGACCATCGCGACCGGTTCTGCCGCTGCCGCGCTCGGTGGCTATACCGCAGTGTTCGCCATGGCCAACACCTCGCCGGTTGCCGACTCTGTCGTCATCACCGACCACGTGTGGCGACGGGGCCAGGAGGTCGGCCTGGTCGACGTGCACCCGGTCGGCGCAATCACCGTCGGGCTCGGCGGCACACAGCTCGCCGAGATGGCGACGATGGCGGCCGGAGTCGGCAAGGTGCGGATGTTCTCCGACGACGGCAAATGTGTCGACGACCCGCTGATCATGCGACGAGCTCTCGAATACTCCAGTTCGCTGGGCGTGCTCATCGCACAACATGCCGAGGAACCACGCCTCACGGTCAATGCGATCGCGCACGAGGGGCCGACGGCTGCCCGTCTCGGGCTCGCCGGATGGCCGAGGGCGGCCGAGGAGTCTATCGTCGCCCGCGATGCTCTGCTCGCGCGCGACGCCGGAGCGTCCGTACATATTTGTCACGCGTCGACCGCCGGCACCGTCGAGTTGCTGAAGTGGGCTCGCGGGCAGGGCATTTCGATCACTGCGGAGGTAACGCCCCATCACCTTCTGCTGGACGATTCGAGGCTCGAGACATACGACGCGATCAACAAGGTCAACCCGCCGTTGCGCGAGGCGTCGGACGTCGACGCGCTGCGGCGCGGTTTGGCGGACGGCACGGTCGACTGTGTCGCGACGGATCACGCTCCGCACGCCGAGCAGGACAAGTGCTGTGAGTTCGCGCAGGCCAAGCCCGGCATGCTCGGATTGGAAACGGCGTTGGCGATCGTCGTCCAGACGATGGTCGAACCGGGATTGCTGGATTGGCGCGGGGTTGCGCGCGTGATGAGTGAGCGCCCGGCCCAGATCGTCGGACTATCCGATCAGGGCAGACCCATCGAGGTCGGCGAGACTGCGAACCTCGTCCTCGTCGATCCGTGCGCATCGTGGACGGTCGTCGGCAAGAAACTGGCGAGCATCTCCGACAACACCCCATTCGAGTCGATGACGTTCTCGGCGAAGGTCACCACGACTCTTCTTCGCGGACGAATCACCGCTCGCGACGGCGTCACTCGGTCCAAGGTCGGTGACTGA
- a CDS encoding aspartate carbamoyltransferase catalytic subunit, with the protein MKHLLSVSDLTLESATELLDEADRFEQALLGREVKKLPTLRGRTVMTVFFENSTRTRVSFEVAGKWMSADVINVSASSSSVSKGESLRDTAMTLRAAGADALVVRHPASGAAHQIAQWTAGQGDGGGPAVINAGDGTHEHPTQALLDALTLRQRLGSIAGKRVGIVGDILHSRVARSNAILLSTLGAEVVLIAPPTLLPVGASMWPVRVSHNIDAELPALDAVLMLRVQAERMNGGFFPSPKEYSITYGLSQKRMDLLPEHAVVLHPGPMLRGMEIASSVADSPRTAVLQQVTNGVHVRMAVLFRLLVGSDGGA; encoded by the coding sequence GTGAAGCATCTGCTGTCCGTATCCGATCTCACTCTCGAATCGGCGACCGAACTGCTCGACGAAGCCGACCGGTTCGAGCAGGCGCTGCTTGGCCGCGAGGTGAAGAAGCTCCCGACTCTGCGGGGCCGAACCGTCATGACGGTGTTCTTCGAGAATTCGACGCGGACGCGGGTGTCCTTCGAGGTCGCAGGCAAGTGGATGAGTGCCGATGTGATCAACGTCAGCGCGAGCAGCTCGTCGGTGTCGAAGGGCGAGTCTCTTCGCGACACCGCGATGACCCTGCGCGCAGCAGGCGCCGACGCGCTCGTCGTGCGGCATCCGGCGTCAGGTGCTGCCCACCAGATCGCCCAGTGGACAGCTGGACAGGGCGACGGCGGTGGACCGGCGGTGATCAATGCCGGCGACGGTACACACGAACATCCCACGCAGGCGCTGCTCGATGCGTTGACGCTGCGTCAGCGCCTCGGATCGATCGCCGGTAAGCGCGTCGGGATCGTCGGCGACATCCTGCACAGCCGGGTCGCTCGGTCGAACGCGATTCTGTTGTCGACTCTCGGTGCCGAGGTAGTACTCATCGCGCCCCCGACGTTGTTGCCCGTCGGTGCGTCGATGTGGCCGGTCCGGGTGTCGCACAACATCGACGCTGAGCTACCGGCACTCGATGCCGTACTGATGCTGCGGGTGCAGGCAGAGCGTATGAACGGTGGGTTCTTTCCGTCACCCAAGGAGTACTCCATAACGTACGGGTTGTCCCAGAAGCGGATGGATCTGCTGCCTGAGCACGCAGTCGTGCTGCACCCGGGTCCGATGCTGCGCGGGATGGAGATCGCGTCCTCGGTAGCTGATTCTCCCAGAACTGCAGTCCTACAACAGGTTACGAACGGGGTTCACGTGCGCATGGCGGTTCTGTTCCGATTGCTCGTCGGTTCGGACGGGGGTGCCTGA
- the pyrR gene encoding bifunctional pyr operon transcriptional regulator/uracil phosphoribosyltransferase PyrR gives MPASEPPPSSSRELLSAADVGRTIARMAHQIIEKTALDSADAPRVVLLGIPTRGTTLAERLAERIDTFSGIKPPVGSLDITLYRDDLRGKPHRPLERTSVPSGGVDDALVVLVDDVLFSGRTVRSALDALRDLGRPRAVQLAVLIDRGHRELPLRADYVGKNVPTARTEDVSVQLVEHDGHDGVSLAATREAK, from the coding sequence TTGCCTGCGTCCGAACCACCGCCCAGCTCGTCTCGCGAACTTCTGTCCGCCGCTGATGTAGGCCGGACCATCGCGCGGATGGCGCATCAGATCATCGAGAAGACCGCGCTCGACTCAGCCGACGCACCTCGGGTGGTCCTGCTGGGAATTCCTACCCGCGGCACAACTCTCGCCGAGCGACTCGCCGAGCGTATCGACACCTTCTCCGGGATCAAGCCGCCGGTCGGCTCCCTCGACATCACGCTCTACCGCGATGATCTTCGCGGTAAGCCCCACCGCCCGCTCGAACGCACCTCGGTCCCCTCCGGCGGGGTCGACGATGCTCTGGTCGTGCTGGTCGACGACGTTCTCTTCTCCGGCCGTACGGTGCGCTCGGCGTTGGACGCGCTGCGCGATCTGGGTCGTCCGCGCGCAGTCCAGCTGGCAGTGCTGATCGATCGGGGTCATCGAGAGCTTCCGCTCCGAGCCGATTACGTGGGCAAGAACGTCCCAACCGCCCGTACCGAAGACGTGTCGGTGCAACTCGTCGAGCACGACGGACACGACGGGGTCAGCCTGGCCGCTACGAGGGAAGCCAAGTGA
- the nusB gene encoding transcription antitermination factor NusB: protein MSSKNSSKKSAARSENEPVKKLGARHKARKRAVDFLFEAEARDADPVHLAKERIELARADDSIAPVSEYTETLVSGVAENLDRLDSVISDHLNDWTLNRLPAVDRAILRVAVWELFHATDVPPVVAVDEAVELAKQLSTDDSPSFVNGVLGQIVLVAPQVRAAAAAVSSRSDDAVDE from the coding sequence GTGTCGTCGAAGAATTCGTCGAAGAAGAGTGCGGCGCGCAGCGAGAACGAGCCGGTCAAGAAGCTCGGTGCGCGGCACAAGGCACGTAAGCGGGCCGTGGACTTCCTGTTCGAGGCCGAAGCCCGTGATGCCGATCCGGTGCATTTGGCGAAGGAGCGAATCGAGCTGGCCCGCGCCGATGATTCGATTGCCCCGGTCAGTGAGTACACGGAGACTCTGGTCAGCGGCGTTGCGGAGAACCTCGACCGTCTCGACAGCGTGATCTCAGACCACCTCAACGATTGGACCTTGAACCGTCTGCCGGCGGTCGACCGAGCTATCCTGCGCGTTGCGGTGTGGGAACTCTTCCACGCAACCGACGTACCGCCGGTCGTAGCGGTCGACGAGGCCGTCGAGCTCGCCAAACAGTTGTCCACCGACGATTCGCCGTCGTTCGTCAACGGCGTCCTCGGCCAGATCGTGTTGGTGGCCCCTCAGGTCCGGGCAGCCGCCGCAGCTGTGTCCTCGCGCAGCGACGACGCCGTCGACGAGTAA
- the efp gene encoding elongation factor P, whose translation MASTSDFKNGLVLSIENQLWTIIEFQHVKPGKGPAFVRTKLKNVLSGKVVDKTFNAGVKVETATVDRRDMTYLYHDGSDFVFMDGDTYDQISITEAVVGDGARFMLENMQVQVATHEGVPLYVELPVTVELEVKHTDPGLQGDRSTGGTKPATLETGAEVSVPLFINTGDKLKIDSRDGNYLGRVNS comes from the coding sequence GTGGCTTCCACCAGTGATTTCAAGAATGGTCTCGTCCTCAGCATAGAGAATCAGCTGTGGACGATCATCGAGTTTCAGCACGTCAAGCCGGGCAAAGGCCCCGCCTTCGTGCGCACCAAACTCAAGAACGTGCTGTCGGGCAAGGTTGTCGACAAGACCTTCAACGCCGGAGTCAAGGTCGAGACCGCCACGGTCGACCGTCGCGACATGACGTACCTGTATCACGACGGTAGCGACTTCGTCTTCATGGACGGCGACACCTACGATCAGATCTCGATCACCGAAGCAGTCGTCGGTGACGGTGCTCGATTCATGCTCGAGAACATGCAGGTCCAGGTCGCCACGCATGAGGGCGTACCGCTGTACGTCGAGTTGCCGGTCACCGTCGAACTGGAGGTCAAGCACACCGATCCCGGTCTGCAGGGTGACCGTTCGACGGGCGGAACCAAGCCTGCGACTCTGGAAACCGGTGCCGAGGTGTCGGTGCCCCTGTTCATCAACACCGGCGACAAGCTGAAGATCGATTCGCGTGACGGCAACTACCTCGGGCGTGTGAACTCCTAA
- a CDS encoding Xaa-Pro peptidase family protein codes for MPVDHSSRRAALRRSMESNDLDAMLVTDLLNIRYLTGFTGSNAALIVSAHDSPDREDNTVVCTDGRYLTQVAEQVPDLRAVIDRSSAAYLLSSDVTPRPGSVGFESHVVTVDQHRVWSDIEPQATLVRAPGLVEELRMVKDEHEVGLLRDACRAADDAFAVLIERGGIAVGRTELDVARELEALMVEHGADGISFETIVAAGPNSAVPHHRPTAAVLAAGDFVKFDFGALVGGYHSDMTRTVVLGTPQQWQTDLYSLVQRAQTAGREALAPGVSTASVDAASRSVIEDAGYGEYFLHGLGHGVGLEIHEAPGIAKTSTGTLLCGAAVTVEPGVYFSGRGGVRIEDTLIVRDDGPELLTMTTKELTLV; via the coding sequence ATGCCTGTAGATCACAGCAGTAGACGCGCTGCCCTTCGTCGCAGCATGGAATCGAACGATCTCGACGCCATGTTGGTGACCGACCTGCTCAACATTCGCTACCTCACCGGTTTCACCGGCTCCAACGCTGCTCTGATCGTGTCGGCGCACGACTCGCCCGACCGAGAGGACAACACCGTCGTCTGCACAGACGGTCGCTATCTGACGCAGGTCGCCGAACAGGTACCCGATCTGCGCGCTGTCATCGACAGGTCGTCTGCGGCGTATCTGTTGAGCAGCGATGTGACGCCGCGGCCGGGTTCGGTCGGATTCGAGTCGCACGTCGTGACCGTCGACCAACACAGAGTGTGGAGCGACATCGAACCCCAGGCGACGCTCGTGCGTGCACCCGGTCTCGTCGAGGAACTGCGGATGGTCAAGGACGAGCACGAGGTCGGACTGCTTCGGGACGCATGCCGTGCGGCCGACGACGCTTTCGCGGTGTTGATCGAACGAGGTGGCATCGCTGTCGGACGAACCGAACTCGACGTCGCCCGCGAGTTGGAGGCTTTGATGGTCGAGCACGGCGCCGACGGCATTTCGTTCGAGACCATCGTCGCAGCGGGTCCGAACTCTGCGGTACCGCATCACCGTCCCACCGCTGCAGTGTTGGCAGCCGGGGACTTCGTGAAGTTCGATTTCGGTGCGCTCGTCGGCGGCTACCACTCGGACATGACACGCACAGTGGTGCTCGGCACCCCGCAACAGTGGCAGACAGACCTGTACTCGTTGGTGCAGCGCGCACAGACCGCCGGCCGCGAGGCGCTCGCGCCCGGCGTGAGCACAGCGTCCGTCGATGCAGCCTCGCGGTCGGTGATCGAGGACGCCGGCTACGGAGAGTACTTTCTGCACGGACTCGGGCACGGCGTCGGACTCGAAATCCACGAAGCGCCGGGAATCGCGAAGACGAGCACCGGTACACTGCTGTGCGGTGCAGCTGTGACCGTCGAGCCGGGTGTGTACTTCTCGGGACGCGGAGGCGTGCGGATCGAAGACACGCTCATCGTTCGCGACGACGGTCCTGAGCTGCTGACCATGACCACCAAGGAACTTACTCTCGTGTGA
- a CDS encoding B-4DMT family transporter translates to MTGWVVRGIGMCLINVAVRILLGVAVTQWPLHGSQLRWLGMAAVLLAVVVWAGLDGIRDRRKNPDPEYGEDLTMVWLKAAALGGLAAGLITWLVQLIVDFSVGQNSLFFELTSGAAFTILVIFIPATISVFLGRLLAGRDAKKKLAASDAKREKERHDRHLVGAGSASAATIPAQEPQWSGDNSDTEVFRAVDPDAPEPRGNATKHRDNS, encoded by the coding sequence ATGACAGGGTGGGTGGTACGCGGAATCGGTATGTGCTTGATCAACGTGGCGGTGAGGATCCTTCTGGGCGTCGCTGTAACGCAGTGGCCGCTGCACGGATCTCAGCTTCGGTGGCTCGGGATGGCAGCAGTGTTGCTTGCGGTCGTGGTGTGGGCGGGGCTCGACGGTATCCGAGACCGTCGAAAGAACCCCGACCCCGAATACGGCGAAGACCTGACGATGGTGTGGCTCAAGGCCGCAGCGCTCGGAGGCCTAGCGGCGGGGTTGATCACCTGGCTCGTGCAATTGATCGTCGACTTCAGCGTCGGTCAGAACTCCTTGTTCTTCGAGCTGACCTCCGGCGCCGCCTTCACCATTCTGGTGATCTTCATCCCGGCGACGATTTCTGTCTTCCTCGGACGCCTCCTGGCAGGTCGGGACGCGAAGAAGAAGTTGGCGGCGTCGGACGCGAAGCGGGAGAAAGAACGCCACGATCGTCACCTCGTCGGAGCCGGTTCTGCATCAGCTGCGACGATTCCCGCTCAGGAGCCCCAGTGGTCGGGCGACAACTCCGATACCGAGGTATTTCGTGCTGTCGATCCCGACGCGCCCGAGCCTCGCGGGAATGCCACGAAGCACCGCGACAATTCCTGA